One genomic window of Ciona intestinalis chromosome 7, KH, whole genome shotgun sequence includes the following:
- the LOC100178486 gene encoding mucin-5AC isoform X3: protein MNSKLLLLFCLALWGTVQVDAYFTNLGVCTAVPVRQRRDCGTPGISWDQCERSRNPLTGTRCCYDDRYDGVSWCFYGQQPVTTTTRATTTTRPVVRPVFPTTRPNLVNGIVTADLLGNTNNIQGTILPPVSRTTPPSPNNIFSHLGISVGGPAPVTPRTNPVLPLTVRPLTAATRPPAGATTARPAATSNNLSNLLQTLGISTNNVPGVPEQVRPGTGALGTNIAAARPPTRAPAVDLRGVDTAVAICSLTGSQATLAQTAAAYVPSVQRALDRCGNITGQVSQVIAQAVLKREIDAQVASVTGQVAATQRPRLPAATNPGLGANNALLTSLLSNNNNNNALSGLLGNTGTNNALSSLLGNTGNNNALSSLLGNTGSNNALSSLLGNTGSNNALSSLLGNTGSNNALSSLLGNTGSNNALSSLLGNTGSNNALSSLLGNTGSNNALSSLLGNTGSNNALSSLLGNTGTNNALGGLLGNTGGNNNNALLSMLLSQSLRPQTTRPTAPTIVGPQVPNFVGATPAAPTSNPVVCQLLLGNTGTTSSSTVNTVIRTQMLLQNGCLQSIFSNPLLLLSGGGLSSIQNILNPILGITTSTNTQSSQGESSGSLDPALIPSNILTDCLNRRNEFNAQYNCKTGIHVNIRTAQECYNIGCVFASGGMCFRCPLIKTSSQVNQIPQRTCSVDTANRQACPGFSQFQLLNTFLPGIQGRNAAGGTSTNTGTSTGNTGSNAGQTNVASNGLGSRAAVTRQLSSANLLGLGGLGGLGNLGALGGLGGLTGNTGLGGLGGLGGLGGLPGLGGASGGVNNLILKGNCESRGCCWDSSNVFFSVNSNNCYQKAYPSITDSNLDCYSSLTTCGASDVGVLARVISGTPAISNTNRPWQVIVRAAGSNVVRCSGTIICSQWILTSASCLGRIRDVSLTLGYAVDTSVNSIEVITSTIDPVNPLTTGRRLTVSRIVSHPLYTVTQNYHDLALLQVPTLTFGATVKPVCVPPFASSSVSENTNVYVAGYGRASATIQQAPLQEIKLSVISKSACEAIYRTSLPVSGVFCANPVTAGQDTCDGDGGSPALTFDSTTSKFTLVGVNFAGSDDCSGSRPMVFVDVAEYREWIRKTTNGCCSVVGSRLGKK from the exons ATGAATTCAAAGTTGCTTCTGCTGTTTTGCTTGGCGTTATGGGGAACTGTACAAGTTGACGCAT attttacaaACTTGGGTGTCTGTACTGCGGTACCCGTACGCCAAAGAAGAGACTGCGGTACACCAGGTATATCATGGGATCAATGCGAAAGAAGCAGGAATCCATTGACCGGGACACGATGTTGCTACGATGATAGATACGATGGCGTAAGCTGGTGTTTTTAtg GTCAGCAACccgtaacaacaacaacaagagctacaacaacaaccagACCTGTTGTACGACCAGTTTTCCCAACAACAAGACCGAACC TCGTGAACGGCATAGTAACTGCTGATCTGCTTGgcaatacaaacaatattcaaGGAACGATTCTTCCGCCAGTCTCAAGAACGACTCCACCGAGCCCGAATAACATTTTCTCACATCTAGGAATTAGTGTTGGGGGACCAGCACCAGTAACCCCCAGAACGAATCCCGTTCTCCCGCTTACCGTCCGACCCCTTACCGCCGCTACAAGGCCTCCTGCAGGGG CAACCACAGCGCGGCCTGCGGCGACCAGCAATAACTTAAGCAACTTATTACAAACTCTTGGAATAAGCACGAACAATGTACCAGGCGTACCAGAACAAGTCAGACCAG GAACTGGTGCACTGGGGACTAACATCGCAGCTGCCCGACCACCGACTCGTGCCCCAGCAGTGGACTTACGGGGTGTTGATACAGCAGTTGCAATATGTTCTCTGACAGGAAGCCAAGCGACTTTAGCACAGACT gccGCCGCGTATGTGCCTTCGGTACAAAGAGCACTTGATCGTTGTGGTAATATAACGGGGCAAGTTTCACAAGTAATTGCACAAGCTGTGTTAAAACGAGAAATCGAT GCCCAGGTAGCCTCTGTTACGGGACAAGTCGCAGCCACACAAAGACCTAGACTGCCAGCAGCAACAAACCCTGGATTGGGAGCCAATAATGCTCTACTGACATCTCTGCtgagtaataataataataacaacgcTTTAAGCGGACTTCTTGGGAACACTGGAACCAATAACGCTTTGTCAAG TTTACTCGGAAACACTGGAAACAATAATGCTTTGTCAAGTTTGCTCGGAAACACTGGAAGCAATAACGCTTTGTCAAGTTTACTCGGAAACACTGGAAGCAATAACGCTTTGTCAAGTTTACTCGGAAACACTGGAAGCAATAACGCTTTGTCAAGTTTACTCGGAAACACTGGAAGCAATAACGCTTTGTCCAGTTTACTCGGAAACACTGGAAGCAATAACGCTTTGTCAAGTTTACTCGGAAACACTGGAAGCAATAATGCCTTGTCAAGTTTACTCGGAAACACTGGAAGCAATAATGCTTTGTCAAGTTTACTCGGAAACACTGGCACCAACAATGCATTGGGTGGACTTCTCGGTAACACTGGCGGTAATAACAACAACGCACTCCTCAGCATGTTGTTAAGCCAGTCGCTCAGGCCTCAAACAACCAGGCCAACCGCACCCACAATCGTTGGACCACAAGTGCCAA ATTTTGTTGGTGCTACGCCCGCTGCTCCAACttcaaacccagtggtttgCCAACTACTCCTCGGAAACACGGGCACGACATCCAGTTCTACTGTTAACACTGTCATACGAACACAGATGCTACTTCAAAATGGCTGTCTTCAGTCTATTTTCAGCAACCCACTTCTTCTCTTGTCAG gTGGGGGTCTCAGTTCAATACAAAACATTCTTAACCCAATCCTGGGAATTACAACATCAACCAACACTCAGTCGTCACAAGGGGAGTCGTCAGGATCCTTAGACCCAG CGCTCATTCCGTCCAACATTCTTACCGACTGTTTGAACCGAAGAAATGAATTCAACGCGCAGTACAATTGCAAAACAGGAATCCACGTTAACATACGAACGGCGCAGGAGTGCTACAACATC GGGTGCGTGTTTGCATCTGGGGGGATGTGTTTTAGATGTCCACTGATCAAAACAAGCTCACAAGTTAACCAAATCCCACAAA GAACCTGCAGTGTGGATACAGCCAACCGACAAGCATGTCCTGGGTTTTCACAATTCCAACTTTTGAACACGTTTCTTCCTGGTATACAAGGACGAAATGCAGCAGGAGGTACATCGACCAACACTGGTACTTCTACTGGTAACACTGGTAGTAACGCTGGCCAAACAAATGTCGCCAGCAATGGACTTGGATCCAGAGCAGCTGTGACTCGACAACTATCAA GCGCGAATCTTCTAGGCTTGGGAGGTCTTGGTGGCTTAGGGAATCTTGGTGCCTTGGGAGGCCTTGGCGGCTtgactggcaacactggccTAGGTGGTCTTGGTGGCCTCGGAGGTCTTGGAGGATTGCCTGGTCTTGGTGGTGCATCGGGTGGTGTGAACAACCTTATCCTGAAAGGCAACTGCGAGTCTAGAGGCTGCTGTTGGGATTCAAGCAATGTTTTCTTCAGTGTGAACTCCAATAATTGTTACCAAAAAG CCTACCCCAGCATTACTGACAGTAACCTTGATTGCTACAGTTCACTCACAACATGCGGCGCATCAGACGTGGGAGTTCTTGCACGAGTTATTA gtggtaCTCCTGCTATTAGCAACACCAACAGACCATGGCAGGTTATTGTAAGAGCCGCAGGTTCAAACGTAGTTAGATGCAGTGGAACCATCATTTGCTC GCAATGGATTCTTACATCAGCATCTTGCCTTGGTAGAATAAGAGACGTGTCCCTTACTTTAGGATATGCAGTCGA TACTTCTGTAAACTCAATCGAAGTAATCACCTCAACTATAGATCCTGTGAACCCATTGACCACTGGCCGAAGACTGA CTGTGAGCAGAATCGTATCCCACCCACTGTACACTGTCACTCAAAACTATCACGACCTTGCATTACTTCAAGTGCCTACATTGACCTTTGGTGCAACA GTGAAACCAGTATGTGTTCCACCTTTTGCTTCGTCATCAGTTTCAGAAAACACAAACGTCTACGTTGCAGGCTATGGACGGGCATCAG CTACCATCCAGCAAGCGCCATTACAAGAAATCAAGCTCTCGGTTATTTCAAAGTCGGCATGTGAAGCGATATACAGAACCAGTTTACCAGTATCCGGAGTTTTCTGCGCCAATCCGGTTACCGCTGGTCAAGATACATGTGAC GGCGACGGAGGAAGTCCAGCTTTAACATTCGACTCCACTACTAGCAAATTTACCCTCGTTGGCGTGAACTTTGCTGGTTCTGACGACTGTAGCGGTTCACGG ccTATGGTTTTCGTTGACGTCGCAGAATACAGAGAATGGATTCGAAAAACAACGAATGGATGTTGCA GCGTGGTCGGTTCCAGACTGGGCAAAAAGTGA
- the LOC100178486 gene encoding uncharacterized protein LOC100178486 isoform X2, producing MNSKLLLLFCLALWGTVQVDAYFTNLGVCTAVPVRQRRDCGTPGISWDQCERSRNPLTGTRCCYDDRYDGVSWCFYGQQPVTTTTRATTTTRPVVRPVFPTTRPNLVNGIVTADLLGNTNNIQGTILPPVSRTTPPSPNNIFSHLGISVGGPAPVTPRTNPVLPLTVRPLTAATRPPAGATTARPAATSNNLSNLLQTLGISTNNVPGVPEQVRPGTGALGTNIAAARPPTRAPAVDLRGVDTAVAICSLTGSQATLAQTAAAYVPSVQRALDRCGNITGQVSQVIAQAVLKREIDAQVASVTGQVAATQRPRLPAATNPGLGANNALLTSLLSNNNNNNALSGLLGNTGTNNALSSLLGNTGTNNALSSLLGNTGNNNALSSLLGNTGSNNALSSLLGNTGSNNALSSLLGNTGSNNALSSLLGNTGSNNALSSLLGNTGSNNALSSLLGNTGSNNALSSLLGNTGSNNALSSLLGNTGTNNALGGLLGNTGGNNNNALLSMLLSQSLRPQTTRPTAPTIVGPQVPNFVGATPAAPTSNPVVCQLLLGNTGTTSSSTVNTVIRTQMLLQNGCLQSIFSNPLLLLSGGGLSSIQNILNPILGITTSTNTQSSQGESSGSLDPALIPSNILTDCLNRRNEFNAQYNCKTGIHVNIRTAQECYNIGCVFASGGMCFRCPLIKTSSQVNQIPQRTCSVDTANRQACPGFSQFQLLNTFLPGIQGRNAAGGTSTNTGTSTGNTGSNAGQTNVASNGLGSRAAVTRQLSSANLLGLGGLGGLGNLGALGGLGGLTGNTGLGGLGGLGGLGGLPGLGGASGGVNNLILKGNCESRGCCWDSSNVFFSVNSNNCYQKAYPSITDSNLDCYSSLTTCGASDVGVLARVISGTPAISNTNRPWQVIVRAAGSNVVRCSGTIICSQWILTSASCLGRIRDVSLTLGYAVDTSVNSIEVITSTIDPVNPLTTGRRLTVSRIVSHPLYTVTQNYHDLALLQVPTLTFGATVKPVCVPPFASSSVSENTNVYVAGYGRASATIQQAPLQEIKLSVISKSACEAIYRTSLPVSGVFCANPVTAGQDTCDGDGGSPALTFDSTTSKFTLVGVNFAGSDDCSGSRPMVFVDVAEYREWIRKTTNGCCSVVGSRLGKK from the exons ATGAATTCAAAGTTGCTTCTGCTGTTTTGCTTGGCGTTATGGGGAACTGTACAAGTTGACGCAT attttacaaACTTGGGTGTCTGTACTGCGGTACCCGTACGCCAAAGAAGAGACTGCGGTACACCAGGTATATCATGGGATCAATGCGAAAGAAGCAGGAATCCATTGACCGGGACACGATGTTGCTACGATGATAGATACGATGGCGTAAGCTGGTGTTTTTAtg GTCAGCAACccgtaacaacaacaacaagagctacaacaacaaccagACCTGTTGTACGACCAGTTTTCCCAACAACAAGACCGAACC TCGTGAACGGCATAGTAACTGCTGATCTGCTTGgcaatacaaacaatattcaaGGAACGATTCTTCCGCCAGTCTCAAGAACGACTCCACCGAGCCCGAATAACATTTTCTCACATCTAGGAATTAGTGTTGGGGGACCAGCACCAGTAACCCCCAGAACGAATCCCGTTCTCCCGCTTACCGTCCGACCCCTTACCGCCGCTACAAGGCCTCCTGCAGGGG CAACCACAGCGCGGCCTGCGGCGACCAGCAATAACTTAAGCAACTTATTACAAACTCTTGGAATAAGCACGAACAATGTACCAGGCGTACCAGAACAAGTCAGACCAG GAACTGGTGCACTGGGGACTAACATCGCAGCTGCCCGACCACCGACTCGTGCCCCAGCAGTGGACTTACGGGGTGTTGATACAGCAGTTGCAATATGTTCTCTGACAGGAAGCCAAGCGACTTTAGCACAGACT gccGCCGCGTATGTGCCTTCGGTACAAAGAGCACTTGATCGTTGTGGTAATATAACGGGGCAAGTTTCACAAGTAATTGCACAAGCTGTGTTAAAACGAGAAATCGAT GCCCAGGTAGCCTCTGTTACGGGACAAGTCGCAGCCACACAAAGACCTAGACTGCCAGCAGCAACAAACCCTGGATTGGGAGCCAATAATGCTCTACTGACATCTCTGCtgagtaataataataataacaacgcTTTAAGCGGACTTCTTGGGAACACTGGAACCAATAACGCTTTGTCAAG TTTACTCGGAAACACTGGAACCAATAACGCTTTGTCAAGTTTACTCGGAAACACTGGAAACAATAATGCTTTGTCAAGTTTGCTCGGAAACACTGGAAGCAATAACGCTTTGTCAAGTTTACTCGGAAACACTGGAAGCAATAACGCTTTGTCAAGTTTACTCGGAAACACTGGAAGCAATAACGCTTTGTCAAGTTTACTCGGAAACACTGGAAGCAATAACGCTTTGTCCAGTTTACTCGGAAACACTGGAAGCAATAACGCTTTGTCAAGTTTACTCGGAAACACTGGAAGCAATAATGCCTTGTCAAGTTTACTCGGAAACACTGGAAGCAATAATGCTTTGTCAAGTTTACTCGGAAACACTGGCACCAACAATGCATTGGGTGGACTTCTCGGTAACACTGGCGGTAATAACAACAACGCACTCCTCAGCATGTTGTTAAGCCAGTCGCTCAGGCCTCAAACAACCAGGCCAACCGCACCCACAATCGTTGGACCACAAGTGCCAA ATTTTGTTGGTGCTACGCCCGCTGCTCCAACttcaaacccagtggtttgCCAACTACTCCTCGGAAACACGGGCACGACATCCAGTTCTACTGTTAACACTGTCATACGAACACAGATGCTACTTCAAAATGGCTGTCTTCAGTCTATTTTCAGCAACCCACTTCTTCTCTTGTCAG gTGGGGGTCTCAGTTCAATACAAAACATTCTTAACCCAATCCTGGGAATTACAACATCAACCAACACTCAGTCGTCACAAGGGGAGTCGTCAGGATCCTTAGACCCAG CGCTCATTCCGTCCAACATTCTTACCGACTGTTTGAACCGAAGAAATGAATTCAACGCGCAGTACAATTGCAAAACAGGAATCCACGTTAACATACGAACGGCGCAGGAGTGCTACAACATC GGGTGCGTGTTTGCATCTGGGGGGATGTGTTTTAGATGTCCACTGATCAAAACAAGCTCACAAGTTAACCAAATCCCACAAA GAACCTGCAGTGTGGATACAGCCAACCGACAAGCATGTCCTGGGTTTTCACAATTCCAACTTTTGAACACGTTTCTTCCTGGTATACAAGGACGAAATGCAGCAGGAGGTACATCGACCAACACTGGTACTTCTACTGGTAACACTGGTAGTAACGCTGGCCAAACAAATGTCGCCAGCAATGGACTTGGATCCAGAGCAGCTGTGACTCGACAACTATCAA GCGCGAATCTTCTAGGCTTGGGAGGTCTTGGTGGCTTAGGGAATCTTGGTGCCTTGGGAGGCCTTGGCGGCTtgactggcaacactggccTAGGTGGTCTTGGTGGCCTCGGAGGTCTTGGAGGATTGCCTGGTCTTGGTGGTGCATCGGGTGGTGTGAACAACCTTATCCTGAAAGGCAACTGCGAGTCTAGAGGCTGCTGTTGGGATTCAAGCAATGTTTTCTTCAGTGTGAACTCCAATAATTGTTACCAAAAAG CCTACCCCAGCATTACTGACAGTAACCTTGATTGCTACAGTTCACTCACAACATGCGGCGCATCAGACGTGGGAGTTCTTGCACGAGTTATTA gtggtaCTCCTGCTATTAGCAACACCAACAGACCATGGCAGGTTATTGTAAGAGCCGCAGGTTCAAACGTAGTTAGATGCAGTGGAACCATCATTTGCTC GCAATGGATTCTTACATCAGCATCTTGCCTTGGTAGAATAAGAGACGTGTCCCTTACTTTAGGATATGCAGTCGA TACTTCTGTAAACTCAATCGAAGTAATCACCTCAACTATAGATCCTGTGAACCCATTGACCACTGGCCGAAGACTGA CTGTGAGCAGAATCGTATCCCACCCACTGTACACTGTCACTCAAAACTATCACGACCTTGCATTACTTCAAGTGCCTACATTGACCTTTGGTGCAACA GTGAAACCAGTATGTGTTCCACCTTTTGCTTCGTCATCAGTTTCAGAAAACACAAACGTCTACGTTGCAGGCTATGGACGGGCATCAG CTACCATCCAGCAAGCGCCATTACAAGAAATCAAGCTCTCGGTTATTTCAAAGTCGGCATGTGAAGCGATATACAGAACCAGTTTACCAGTATCCGGAGTTTTCTGCGCCAATCCGGTTACCGCTGGTCAAGATACATGTGAC GGCGACGGAGGAAGTCCAGCTTTAACATTCGACTCCACTACTAGCAAATTTACCCTCGTTGGCGTGAACTTTGCTGGTTCTGACGACTGTAGCGGTTCACGG ccTATGGTTTTCGTTGACGTCGCAGAATACAGAGAATGGATTCGAAAAACAACGAATGGATGTTGCA GCGTGGTCGGTTCCAGACTGGGCAAAAAGTGA
- the LOC100178486 gene encoding uncharacterized protein LOC100178486 isoform X1, producing MNSKLLLLFCLALWGTVQVDAYFTNLGVCTAVPVRQRRDCGTPGISWDQCERSRNPLTGTRCCYDDRYDGVSWCFYGQQPVTTTTRATTTTRPVVRPVFPTTRPNLVNGIVTADLLGNTNNIQGTILPPVSRTTPPSPNNIFSHLGISVGGPAPVTPRTNPVLPLTVRPLTAATRPPAGATTARPAATSNNLSNLLQTLGISTNNVPGVPEQVRPGTGALGTNIAAARPPTRAPAVDLRGVDTAVAICSLTGSQATLAQTAAAYVPSVQRALDRCGNITGQVSQVIAQAVLKREIDAQVASVTGQVAATQRPRLPAATNPGLGANNALLTSLLSNNNNNNALSGLLGNTGTNNALSSLLGNTGTNNALSSLLGNTGTNNALSSLLGNTGNNNALSSLLGNTGSNNALSSLLGNTGSNNALSSLLGNTGSNNALSSLLGNTGSNNALSSLLGNTGSNNALSSLLGNTGSNNALSSLLGNTGSNNALSSLLGNTGTNNALGGLLGNTGGNNNNALLSMLLSQSLRPQTTRPTAPTIVGPQVPNFVGATPAAPTSNPVVCQLLLGNTGTTSSSTVNTVIRTQMLLQNGCLQSIFSNPLLLLSGGGLSSIQNILNPILGITTSTNTQSSQGESSGSLDPALIPSNILTDCLNRRNEFNAQYNCKTGIHVNIRTAQECYNIGCVFASGGMCFRCPLIKTSSQVNQIPQRTCSVDTANRQACPGFSQFQLLNTFLPGIQGRNAAGGTSTNTGTSTGNTGSNAGQTNVASNGLGSRAAVTRQLSSANLLGLGGLGGLGNLGALGGLGGLTGNTGLGGLGGLGGLGGLPGLGGASGGVNNLILKGNCESRGCCWDSSNVFFSVNSNNCYQKAYPSITDSNLDCYSSLTTCGASDVGVLARVISGTPAISNTNRPWQVIVRAAGSNVVRCSGTIICSQWILTSASCLGRIRDVSLTLGYAVDTSVNSIEVITSTIDPVNPLTTGRRLTVSRIVSHPLYTVTQNYHDLALLQVPTLTFGATVKPVCVPPFASSSVSENTNVYVAGYGRASATIQQAPLQEIKLSVISKSACEAIYRTSLPVSGVFCANPVTAGQDTCDGDGGSPALTFDSTTSKFTLVGVNFAGSDDCSGSRPMVFVDVAEYREWIRKTTNGCCSVVGSRLGKK from the exons ATGAATTCAAAGTTGCTTCTGCTGTTTTGCTTGGCGTTATGGGGAACTGTACAAGTTGACGCAT attttacaaACTTGGGTGTCTGTACTGCGGTACCCGTACGCCAAAGAAGAGACTGCGGTACACCAGGTATATCATGGGATCAATGCGAAAGAAGCAGGAATCCATTGACCGGGACACGATGTTGCTACGATGATAGATACGATGGCGTAAGCTGGTGTTTTTAtg GTCAGCAACccgtaacaacaacaacaagagctacaacaacaaccagACCTGTTGTACGACCAGTTTTCCCAACAACAAGACCGAACC TCGTGAACGGCATAGTAACTGCTGATCTGCTTGgcaatacaaacaatattcaaGGAACGATTCTTCCGCCAGTCTCAAGAACGACTCCACCGAGCCCGAATAACATTTTCTCACATCTAGGAATTAGTGTTGGGGGACCAGCACCAGTAACCCCCAGAACGAATCCCGTTCTCCCGCTTACCGTCCGACCCCTTACCGCCGCTACAAGGCCTCCTGCAGGGG CAACCACAGCGCGGCCTGCGGCGACCAGCAATAACTTAAGCAACTTATTACAAACTCTTGGAATAAGCACGAACAATGTACCAGGCGTACCAGAACAAGTCAGACCAG GAACTGGTGCACTGGGGACTAACATCGCAGCTGCCCGACCACCGACTCGTGCCCCAGCAGTGGACTTACGGGGTGTTGATACAGCAGTTGCAATATGTTCTCTGACAGGAAGCCAAGCGACTTTAGCACAGACT gccGCCGCGTATGTGCCTTCGGTACAAAGAGCACTTGATCGTTGTGGTAATATAACGGGGCAAGTTTCACAAGTAATTGCACAAGCTGTGTTAAAACGAGAAATCGAT GCCCAGGTAGCCTCTGTTACGGGACAAGTCGCAGCCACACAAAGACCTAGACTGCCAGCAGCAACAAACCCTGGATTGGGAGCCAATAATGCTCTACTGACATCTCTGCtgagtaataataataataacaacgcTTTAAGCGGACTTCTTGGGAACACTGGAACCAATAACGCTTTGTCAAGTTTACTCGGAAACACTGGAACCAATAACGCTTTGTCAAGTTTACTCGGAAACACTGGAACCAATAACGCTTTGTCAAGTTTACTCGGAAACACTGGAAACAATAATGCTTTGTCAAGTTTGCTCGGAAACACTGGAAGCAATAACGCTTTGTCAAGTTTACTCGGAAACACTGGAAGCAATAACGCTTTGTCAAGTTTACTCGGAAACACTGGAAGCAATAACGCTTTGTCAAGTTTACTCGGAAACACTGGAAGCAATAACGCTTTGTCCAGTTTACTCGGAAACACTGGAAGCAATAACGCTTTGTCAAGTTTACTCGGAAACACTGGAAGCAATAATGCCTTGTCAAGTTTACTCGGAAACACTGGAAGCAATAATGCTTTGTCAAGTTTACTCGGAAACACTGGCACCAACAATGCATTGGGTGGACTTCTCGGTAACACTGGCGGTAATAACAACAACGCACTCCTCAGCATGTTGTTAAGCCAGTCGCTCAGGCCTCAAACAACCAGGCCAACCGCACCCACAATCGTTGGACCACAAGTGCCAA ATTTTGTTGGTGCTACGCCCGCTGCTCCAACttcaaacccagtggtttgCCAACTACTCCTCGGAAACACGGGCACGACATCCAGTTCTACTGTTAACACTGTCATACGAACACAGATGCTACTTCAAAATGGCTGTCTTCAGTCTATTTTCAGCAACCCACTTCTTCTCTTGTCAG gTGGGGGTCTCAGTTCAATACAAAACATTCTTAACCCAATCCTGGGAATTACAACATCAACCAACACTCAGTCGTCACAAGGGGAGTCGTCAGGATCCTTAGACCCAG CGCTCATTCCGTCCAACATTCTTACCGACTGTTTGAACCGAAGAAATGAATTCAACGCGCAGTACAATTGCAAAACAGGAATCCACGTTAACATACGAACGGCGCAGGAGTGCTACAACATC GGGTGCGTGTTTGCATCTGGGGGGATGTGTTTTAGATGTCCACTGATCAAAACAAGCTCACAAGTTAACCAAATCCCACAAA GAACCTGCAGTGTGGATACAGCCAACCGACAAGCATGTCCTGGGTTTTCACAATTCCAACTTTTGAACACGTTTCTTCCTGGTATACAAGGACGAAATGCAGCAGGAGGTACATCGACCAACACTGGTACTTCTACTGGTAACACTGGTAGTAACGCTGGCCAAACAAATGTCGCCAGCAATGGACTTGGATCCAGAGCAGCTGTGACTCGACAACTATCAA GCGCGAATCTTCTAGGCTTGGGAGGTCTTGGTGGCTTAGGGAATCTTGGTGCCTTGGGAGGCCTTGGCGGCTtgactggcaacactggccTAGGTGGTCTTGGTGGCCTCGGAGGTCTTGGAGGATTGCCTGGTCTTGGTGGTGCATCGGGTGGTGTGAACAACCTTATCCTGAAAGGCAACTGCGAGTCTAGAGGCTGCTGTTGGGATTCAAGCAATGTTTTCTTCAGTGTGAACTCCAATAATTGTTACCAAAAAG CCTACCCCAGCATTACTGACAGTAACCTTGATTGCTACAGTTCACTCACAACATGCGGCGCATCAGACGTGGGAGTTCTTGCACGAGTTATTA gtggtaCTCCTGCTATTAGCAACACCAACAGACCATGGCAGGTTATTGTAAGAGCCGCAGGTTCAAACGTAGTTAGATGCAGTGGAACCATCATTTGCTC GCAATGGATTCTTACATCAGCATCTTGCCTTGGTAGAATAAGAGACGTGTCCCTTACTTTAGGATATGCAGTCGA TACTTCTGTAAACTCAATCGAAGTAATCACCTCAACTATAGATCCTGTGAACCCATTGACCACTGGCCGAAGACTGA CTGTGAGCAGAATCGTATCCCACCCACTGTACACTGTCACTCAAAACTATCACGACCTTGCATTACTTCAAGTGCCTACATTGACCTTTGGTGCAACA GTGAAACCAGTATGTGTTCCACCTTTTGCTTCGTCATCAGTTTCAGAAAACACAAACGTCTACGTTGCAGGCTATGGACGGGCATCAG CTACCATCCAGCAAGCGCCATTACAAGAAATCAAGCTCTCGGTTATTTCAAAGTCGGCATGTGAAGCGATATACAGAACCAGTTTACCAGTATCCGGAGTTTTCTGCGCCAATCCGGTTACCGCTGGTCAAGATACATGTGAC GGCGACGGAGGAAGTCCAGCTTTAACATTCGACTCCACTACTAGCAAATTTACCCTCGTTGGCGTGAACTTTGCTGGTTCTGACGACTGTAGCGGTTCACGG ccTATGGTTTTCGTTGACGTCGCAGAATACAGAGAATGGATTCGAAAAACAACGAATGGATGTTGCA GCGTGGTCGGTTCCAGACTGGGCAAAAAGTGA